In the genome of Rhodoferax fermentans, one region contains:
- a CDS encoding aldose 1-epimerase family protein: protein MQNISIELKKSFFTASEQEVFSAGDMSVSLFRYDSGVEALRLKNNRGHLIVLPFMGQMVWEAVFDGVSLGMKSMFKQPRPATDILQTYGCFAYHSGLLRNGCPSPEDTHALHGEMPCAPMDRAHILCGEDQGGFYVALVSEWEYAMGFGNHYLATPRIVLRPNESLFDLEMKVQNLSGAPMDLMYISHVNFGLVKDGKIFQAADFSPSDTCVRTSIPGHIQPTPVYQALIDELAKHPDRSEVLHDVAQYNPEQVFFIRHLKSDPNGLTHMMVRRPEQDGFYMSWSPKDMPKTIRWILCNSDQEVGAFALPGSCEPEGYLAEKAKGNVRSLAGGETAHFKVRLGYLDRQGADGVQAAITSLNTPSA from the coding sequence ATGCAAAACATCAGCATTGAACTGAAAAAATCGTTTTTTACGGCGAGCGAGCAGGAAGTTTTCTCCGCTGGTGACATGTCGGTCAGCCTGTTCAGGTATGACAGCGGTGTGGAAGCCCTGCGCCTGAAGAACAACCGTGGCCACCTGATCGTGCTGCCGTTCATGGGGCAGATGGTCTGGGAGGCGGTGTTTGACGGGGTTAGCCTGGGCATGAAAAGCATGTTCAAACAGCCCCGCCCGGCCACTGACATTTTGCAGACTTATGGCTGCTTCGCCTACCACAGCGGGCTGCTGCGCAACGGTTGCCCATCCCCCGAGGACACCCATGCGTTGCACGGCGAAATGCCTTGTGCGCCGATGGACCGGGCGCATATTCTCTGTGGTGAAGACCAGGGCGGTTTTTATGTGGCGCTGGTCAGTGAATGGGAGTACGCCATGGGCTTTGGCAACCATTACCTGGCCACACCACGGATTGTTTTGCGCCCCAACGAGAGCTTGTTTGATCTGGAAATGAAGGTCCAGAATTTGTCTGGTGCACCCATGGACCTGATGTACATCAGCCATGTCAATTTCGGCCTAGTGAAGGACGGCAAGATCTTTCAGGCGGCAGATTTCAGCCCCAGCGACACCTGTGTCAGAACCTCGATTCCAGGGCACATTCAGCCGACACCGGTGTACCAAGCCCTCATTGACGAACTGGCCAAACACCCGGACCGCTCCGAGGTGTTGCACGACGTCGCGCAGTACAACCCGGAACAGGTTTTTTTCATCCGCCATCTCAAGTCAGACCCAAACGGGCTGACCCACATGATGGTGCGTCGGCCTGAGCAAGACGGTTTCTACATGTCCTGGTCACCCAAGGACATGCCCAAAACGATCCGATGGATTCTGTGCAATTCCGACCAGGAGGTGGGCGCCTTTGCGTTGCCAGGAAGCTGCGAGCCCGAAGGTTATCTGGCGGAGAAAGCCAAGGGCAATGTGCGCAGCCTGGCTGGCGGTGAGACCGCACATTTCAAGGTCAGGCTGGGTTATCTGGATCGCCAAGGGGCGGATGGGGTTCAGGCGGCCATAACCAGCCTGAACACACCGAGTGCTTAA
- a CDS encoding ABC transporter permease, translated as MTTDFDSRRFLKHDSNLTQLVLITVFIFVAMSIVSPDKFLRYYNFQSISFLFPEIGLLSIAMMIAMLTGGIDLSIIGIANLSAILAGVYFSKTIGSDTSMSDSQQLMHVGVGVVLALGVGTLAGALNGFLITRMRITPILATIGTGQLFTGFALVITGGPAITGFPKYWAEIGGGTVFGVSIPFLIFVVIASAIAFLLSRTVFGINLMLIGTNAKAALFAGLKRDKMVFLSYMMSGVLASMAGILLSARVNAAKSDYGTSYLLQALLIAVLGGTNPAGGKGRVLGICIAVLALMFLSSGFQIMRFSIHLIDFIFGAFLVGVIILNMVLEKRRGKS; from the coding sequence ATGACTACAGATTTTGATTCACGCAGATTCTTGAAGCACGACAGCAACCTGACTCAGCTGGTGCTGATCACGGTGTTTATCTTCGTGGCCATGAGCATCGTGTCGCCGGACAAGTTCCTGCGGTACTACAACTTTCAGTCCATCTCTTTCCTGTTTCCCGAAATCGGCCTGTTGTCGATCGCCATGATGATTGCCATGCTCACCGGGGGCATTGATTTGTCGATCATCGGCATCGCCAACTTGTCTGCGATTCTGGCGGGTGTCTATTTTTCAAAGACCATTGGCAGCGACACCTCGATGTCCGACAGCCAGCAATTGATGCATGTGGGTGTGGGAGTGGTCCTGGCGCTGGGAGTCGGAACACTGGCAGGTGCCTTGAATGGGTTCCTGATCACACGCATGCGCATCACGCCGATCCTGGCCACCATCGGCACCGGCCAGCTGTTCACGGGTTTTGCCTTGGTCATCACCGGCGGGCCAGCCATCACCGGGTTTCCGAAGTATTGGGCCGAGATCGGCGGGGGCACTGTTTTTGGTGTGTCGATTCCGTTCCTGATTTTTGTGGTGATCGCTTCCGCCATCGCTTTTCTTCTGTCCAGAACGGTTTTTGGCATCAACCTGATGTTGATTGGCACCAATGCCAAGGCGGCATTGTTCGCAGGGCTCAAACGCGACAAGATGGTGTTCCTGAGTTACATGATGAGCGGCGTGCTGGCCAGCATGGCGGGGATACTGCTCTCTGCCCGGGTGAATGCGGCGAAGTCCGACTACGGCACGTCTTACCTGTTGCAGGCACTGTTGATTGCGGTTTTGGGGGGAACCAACCCAGCGGGCGGCAAAGGGCGGGTTCTGGGCATTTGCATCGCGGTGCTGGCGCTGATGTTCCTCTCCAGCGGGTTCCAGATCATGCGTTTCAGCATCCATCTGATCGACTTCATCTTCGGGGCGTTCCTCGTGGGCGTCATCATTCTCAACATGGTTCTGGAAAAACGGCGGGGGAAATCATGA
- a CDS encoding ABC transporter permease, with translation MKFFRNSEAVIGLIIIAAMILIGAVNPAFWDLDNLFSLLQSNIIIGIMALGVLLVMISGGIDVSFPAVAVAGMFLTVHGMLLTQYDGVLLPFVVATLIGLTLGAFNALLVYRFKMIPLIVTLGTASIVRGLILGIIGTSMINIDRFPKVLINFTKSDIYTVVKPDGTTSGMTSMLLIYLGVALLIHIILKYTMLGRSVYAMGGSAESASRVGFSLKKTTFFVYCACGALAGFAGMLHSSMIWLCNPRDFVGMDMQVIAAVVLGGASIFGGSGSVIGTMMGVFMLVMVKNSLILMKVETTWQLVVLGTILIVATAFSAKRDRKSRT, from the coding sequence ATGAAATTTTTCCGCAATTCCGAAGCCGTCATTGGTTTGATCATCATCGCGGCCATGATCTTGATTGGCGCCGTGAACCCGGCGTTTTGGGATCTTGACAACCTGTTCAGCCTGCTTCAGAGCAACATCATCATTGGCATCATGGCGCTTGGCGTGTTGCTGGTCATGATCTCCGGGGGGATTGATGTCTCATTCCCGGCCGTGGCAGTGGCCGGCATGTTTCTCACGGTCCACGGCATGCTGCTGACCCAATACGACGGAGTGCTGCTTCCTTTTGTCGTCGCGACCCTGATCGGTTTGACCCTGGGGGCATTCAATGCGCTGCTGGTTTACCGGTTCAAGATGATCCCGTTGATCGTGACGCTGGGCACCGCCAGCATCGTGCGCGGGCTGATTCTGGGCATCATTGGCACCAGCATGATCAACATTGACCGGTTTCCCAAGGTGTTGATCAACTTCACGAAGTCGGACATCTACACGGTGGTCAAACCCGACGGAACCACCTCAGGGATGACCAGCATGTTGCTGATCTACCTCGGCGTCGCGCTGCTGATTCACATCATCCTGAAATACACCATGCTCGGGCGCAGTGTGTATGCGATGGGGGGCTCGGCCGAGTCGGCCAGCCGGGTGGGCTTCAGCCTGAAAAAAACCACCTTCTTTGTGTATTGCGCTTGTGGCGCTCTGGCTGGCTTCGCCGGGATGTTGCATTCCTCCATGATCTGGCTGTGCAACCCGCGTGACTTTGTTGGCATGGACATGCAGGTGATTGCGGCGGTGGTGCTGGGCGGCGCTTCGATTTTTGGCGGCAGCGGCAGCGTGATCGGCACCATGATGGGTGTTTTTATGCTGGTGATGGTCAAGAACAGCCTGATCCTCATGAAGGTCGAAACCACCTGGCAGCTGGTGGTCCTGGGGACCATTCTGATCGTGGCGACAGCTTTCTCCGCCAAGCGTGACCGCAAGAGTCGCACGTAA